From a single Capsicum annuum cultivar UCD-10X-F1 chromosome 12, UCD10Xv1.1, whole genome shotgun sequence genomic region:
- the LOC107852658 gene encoding uncharacterized protein At5g39865 produces MDHNHHRDNEFEHQEIQKAKASSKFNRSKTIHTPRNSIECPEKPLYLYPSPHSIERNGSIKKLHCSPLGSMVGTSFKGKVKKLYSIFDSLKENHHRSSIPKPQTTKYSKPLISSSPLLPGTEDRVVIYLTSIRGIRRTFEDCYTVKMILGSYRVKVDERDVSMHIAYRKELQSVMGEKKNNNIVTLPQIFIKGKYIGGAELIKQLNEIGELRKLLRGIPLRPIGYICEGCGDVRFVPCSNCDGSRKFFDEDDGQIRRCLVCNENGLVRCTLCCS; encoded by the coding sequence ATGGATCATAATCATCATAGGGATAATGAATTTGAACATCAAGAAATCCAGAAGGCAAAGGCATCATCAAAATTCAATAGATCAAAAACCATACACACCCCCAGAAATTCGATTGAATGCCCCGAAAAGCCTTTATATCTCTACCCTTCTCCTCATTCGATTGAACGTAATGGCTCCATTAAAAAGCTTCATTGTTCACCTTTAGGTTCCATGGTTGGAACTTCATTCAAaggaaaagtgaaaaaattatattctatTTTCGATTCTCTTAAGGAAAATCATCATCGATCCTCAATACCGAAACCTCAAACCACCAAGTATTCAAAGCCATTGATATCTAGTTCCCCGTTATTGCCTGGTACAGAGGATCGTGTGGTAATCTACTTAACGAGTATACGTGGAATTAGAAGGACATTCGAGGATTGTTACACGGTGAAAATGATATTAGGAAGCTATCGTGTTAAAGTCGATGAAAGAGATGTCTCAATGCACATCGCGTATAGGAAGGAATTACAAAGTGTTATGGGTGAGAAGAAGAACAATAATATTGTGACATTGCCACAGATTTTTATCAAAGGGAAATACATTGGAGGCGCTGAATTAATCAAGCAATTGAATGAAATTGGTGAACTGCGAAAGTTATTAAGAGGGATTCCTTTAAGGCCAATTGGATATATTTGTGAAGGGTGTGGGGATGTACGGTTCGTGCCTTGCTCGAATTGCGATGGCAGCAGAAAATTTTTCGATGAAGATGACGGACAGATTAGGAGGTGTCTTGTTTGTAATGAGAATGGATTGGTTCGATGCACACTTTGTTGTTCTTGA